From Micromonospora sp. NBC_01699, a single genomic window includes:
- a CDS encoding DUF3037 domain-containing protein — protein MRKPFEYAAIRAVPRVERGEQINVGVVLYCQSRDFLAVSLHLDADRLRCLDPGVDVEAVATALRGWDTTCTGGPTGGPAAGMRLGERFRWLTAPRSTVIQAGPVHTGLTEDPAGELARLLDLLVR, from the coding sequence ATGAGGAAACCCTTCGAGTACGCGGCCATCCGCGCCGTCCCGCGCGTCGAGCGGGGCGAGCAGATCAACGTCGGAGTGGTGCTCTACTGCCAGTCCCGCGACTTCCTCGCGGTGAGTCTCCACCTCGACGCCGATCGGCTGCGTTGCCTCGATCCCGGCGTCGACGTGGAGGCGGTCGCCACCGCACTGCGCGGCTGGGACACCACCTGCACCGGTGGGCCGACGGGCGGACCGGCGGCCGGGATGCGGCTCGGCGAACGGTTCCGCTGGCTCACCGCGCCGCGCAGCACGGTGATCCAGGCCGGTCCGGTACACACCGGACTGACCGAGGATCCGGCCGGCGAGCTGGCGCGCCTGCTCGACCTGCTGGTCCGCTGA
- a CDS encoding sugar-binding protein, whose translation MRKFLARSVALSAVALLALTACSEREGSDSGSTGSEKGFAADALIGVALPSKTSENWVLAGDLFTNGLKEAGFQSDVQYAGASTTVADQQSQISAMVTKGAKVIVIGATDAAQLATQVEAAKKEGAVVIAYDRLITNTKDVDYYVAYDNFKVGQLQGEALLKGMKEKKPTGPYTIELFAGSPDDNNSGVFFNGAMDILKKEIDAGNVVVGSGQTDIKQVATEGWKAENAQRRMDSLLTSSYSSKTLDGVLSPNDTLARAIITSVKGANKPLPVVTGQDSEVESVKSIMAGEQYSTINKDTRNLVKQTIQMVKDLQSGKDAQVNDAKSYDNGVKVVPAYLLAPLIVTKTNAVEAYANDPKLAPLTK comes from the coding sequence ATGCGTAAGTTCCTCGCCAGGAGCGTCGCGCTCAGCGCCGTAGCCCTGCTGGCGCTCACCGCCTGCTCCGAACGTGAAGGCTCCGACTCCGGCTCGACCGGGTCGGAGAAGGGCTTCGCCGCCGACGCGCTGATCGGTGTCGCGCTGCCGTCGAAGACCTCGGAGAACTGGGTCCTCGCCGGTGACCTGTTCACCAACGGCCTGAAGGAGGCCGGCTTCCAGTCCGACGTGCAGTACGCCGGCGCCTCCACCACCGTGGCCGACCAGCAGTCGCAGATCTCGGCGATGGTCACCAAGGGCGCCAAGGTGATCGTCATCGGCGCGACCGACGCCGCGCAGCTCGCGACCCAGGTCGAGGCGGCGAAGAAGGAGGGCGCGGTGGTGATCGCGTACGACCGGCTGATCACGAACACCAAGGACGTGGACTACTACGTCGCGTACGACAACTTCAAGGTCGGTCAGCTCCAGGGCGAGGCGCTGCTCAAGGGCATGAAGGAGAAGAAGCCGACCGGCCCGTACACGATCGAGCTGTTCGCCGGCTCGCCGGACGACAACAACTCCGGGGTGTTCTTCAACGGCGCGATGGACATCCTGAAGAAGGAGATCGACGCCGGCAACGTGGTGGTCGGCTCCGGCCAGACCGACATCAAGCAGGTCGCCACCGAGGGCTGGAAGGCCGAGAACGCCCAGCGGCGGATGGACTCGCTGCTCACCTCCAGCTACAGCAGCAAGACCCTGGACGGCGTGCTCTCGCCGAACGACACCCTGGCCCGCGCGATCATCACCTCGGTCAAGGGTGCCAACAAGCCGCTGCCGGTGGTGACCGGGCAGGACTCCGAGGTCGAGTCGGTCAAGTCGATCATGGCGGGCGAGCAGTACTCGACCATCAACAAGGACACCCGCAACCTGGTCAAGCAGACCATCCAGATGGTCAAGGACCTCCAGTCCGGGAAGGACGCCCAGGTCAACGACGCCAAGTCGTACGACAACGGCGTCAAGGTCGTCCCGGCGTACCTGCTCGCGCCGCTGATCGTCACCAAGACCAACGCCGTCGAGGCGTACGCCAACGACCCGAAGCTGGCCCCGCTCACCAAGTAA
- a CDS encoding maleylpyruvate isomerase family mycothiol-dependent enzyme has product MSTLADQTIAALRSGHDELAAFVRDLGPEDLLRPSGASEWQVSQVLSHLGSGAEIGLAGLTAAIEGGSAPDGEFNRKVWARWDAMTADEHAAGFLEANQRLVEAYEALDPTTRAELRVDLGFLPEPIDVGNAARFRLSEFALHQWDVEVGFNPYATVTPTAVPLLLDQAAGMLAWTGRPDTLAGRQGTLALRLSDPDRAYGLRLGERFELTDVPEQPDGELVIPAEAWLRLSVGRLAERYTPDGVRVTGPFSLDDLRRAFPGF; this is encoded by the coding sequence ATGAGCACCCTCGCCGACCAGACCATCGCCGCCCTGCGCTCGGGCCACGACGAACTTGCCGCTTTCGTCCGGGACCTCGGCCCGGAGGACCTGCTCCGGCCCTCCGGCGCCAGCGAGTGGCAGGTGTCCCAGGTGCTCAGCCATCTGGGCAGTGGCGCCGAGATCGGCCTGGCGGGACTGACCGCCGCGATCGAGGGTGGATCCGCGCCCGACGGCGAGTTCAACCGCAAGGTGTGGGCCCGGTGGGACGCCATGACCGCCGACGAGCACGCCGCCGGGTTCCTCGAAGCCAACCAGCGGCTGGTCGAGGCGTACGAGGCGCTGGACCCGACCACCCGCGCGGAGCTGCGGGTGGACCTCGGCTTCCTGCCCGAGCCGATCGACGTCGGCAACGCCGCCCGGTTCCGGCTCAGCGAGTTCGCCCTGCACCAGTGGGACGTCGAGGTCGGCTTCAACCCGTACGCGACCGTCACGCCGACGGCGGTGCCGCTGCTGCTCGACCAGGCCGCGGGGATGCTCGCCTGGACCGGTCGCCCCGACACCCTCGCCGGCCGGCAGGGCACCCTGGCGCTGCGGCTGAGCGACCCCGACCGGGCGTACGGGCTGCGGCTCGGTGAGCGGTTCGAGCTGACCGACGTACCGGAGCAGCCGGACGGTGAACTGGTCATCCCGGCCGAGGCGTGGCTGCGGCTGTCCGTCGGCCGGCTCGCCGAGCGGTACACGCCGGACGGCGTGCGGGTGACCGGCCCGTTCAGCCTGGACGACCTGCGCCGGGCCTTCCCCGGCTTCTGA
- the mmsB gene encoding multiple monosaccharide ABC transporter permease: MSRIRDLRKSLFGGTTSNARQFGMIFTLVAIVLLFQILTDGLTLNSGNLISLVSQYSYILILAIGMLMVIVAGHIDLSVGSIAAFVGIVVAKVMQDYSVPWFVAILIGLGVGALIGAWQGFWVAYVGVPAFIVTLAGMMLFRGGNQFIGNADTIPVPEGFKVIGAGFLPEVGPGTGYNNLTLLLGLAACVAVVLREWRLRRTRREMAAEVAPMWISALRVAAALGVIVYVTMRFAGGRVGTSFPISGIILAVLVLAYSFVTRNTAGGRHIYAVGGNARAAELSGVKLRRVNFFVMMNMSVLAALAGMIFVARSAASGPQDGLGWELDAIAAVFIGGAAVSGGLGTISGSIVGGLVMAVLNNGLQLMGVGSDRVQIIKGLVLLLAVALDVYNKNQGRTSITGAFMRQFRRQTATGPASVSETGSEPAKTPVAG; encoded by the coding sequence ATGAGTCGAATCCGAGACCTCCGGAAGTCCCTGTTCGGCGGGACGACCTCGAACGCCCGGCAGTTCGGGATGATCTTCACCCTGGTGGCGATCGTCCTGCTGTTCCAGATCCTGACCGACGGGCTCACCCTGAATTCGGGGAACCTGATCTCGCTGGTGAGTCAGTACTCGTACATCCTCATCCTGGCCATCGGGATGCTGATGGTGATCGTCGCCGGCCACATCGACCTCTCCGTGGGCTCGATCGCCGCGTTCGTCGGCATCGTGGTGGCGAAGGTCATGCAGGACTACTCCGTCCCGTGGTTCGTCGCGATCCTGATCGGCCTGGGCGTCGGTGCCCTGATCGGCGCCTGGCAGGGATTCTGGGTCGCGTACGTCGGGGTGCCCGCGTTCATCGTCACGCTCGCCGGCATGATGCTGTTCCGGGGCGGCAACCAGTTCATCGGCAACGCCGACACCATCCCCGTACCCGAGGGTTTCAAGGTCATCGGTGCCGGTTTCCTGCCCGAGGTCGGTCCGGGGACCGGCTACAACAACCTCACCCTGCTGCTCGGGCTCGCGGCCTGTGTGGCGGTGGTGCTCCGGGAGTGGCGGCTGCGTCGGACCCGGCGGGAGATGGCGGCCGAGGTCGCGCCGATGTGGATCTCGGCCCTCCGGGTCGCGGCCGCGCTCGGTGTGATCGTGTACGTGACCATGCGGTTCGCCGGCGGCCGGGTGGGCACCAGCTTCCCGATCTCCGGAATCATCCTCGCCGTCCTGGTGCTCGCGTACTCCTTCGTCACCCGCAACACCGCCGGGGGCCGGCACATCTACGCGGTCGGCGGCAACGCGCGGGCCGCCGAGCTGTCCGGGGTGAAACTCCGGCGGGTCAACTTCTTCGTGATGATGAACATGTCGGTGCTCGCGGCGCTCGCCGGCATGATCTTCGTCGCCCGCTCCGCCGCGTCCGGCCCACAGGACGGGTTGGGTTGGGAGCTCGACGCCATCGCCGCCGTCTTCATCGGTGGCGCGGCGGTCTCCGGTGGACTCGGCACCATCAGCGGTTCGATCGTCGGCGGCCTGGTGATGGCCGTACTCAACAACGGCTTGCAGCTGATGGGCGTCGGGTCGGACCGGGTCCAGATCATCAAGGGGCTGGTGCTGCTGCTGGCCGTCGCGCTCGACGTTTACAACAAGAACCAGGGACGGACCTCGATCACCGGCGCGTTCATGCGCCAGTTCCGCCGGCAGACAGCCACCGGGCCGGCGTCCGTGTCCGAGACGGGCTCCGAGCCCGCGAAGACCCCGGTGGCCGGCTGA
- a CDS encoding LLM class flavin-dependent oxidoreductase, which yields MATGVEFGLDTFGDVTVDAEGNRLPYGQVIRNVVEQAVLADRLGIDGFGIGEHHRDDYAVSAPEIVLAAIASRTERIRLGTAVTVLSSDDPVRVFERFATLDALSHGRAEITLGRGSFTESFPLFGYDLTDYDRLFAEKADLMSHLLTEDAVSWQGTVRAPLEKQHVYPKTESGHIRTWIGVGGSPESVVRAAEYGFPLVLAIIGGAPARFAPYVDLYHRALAEFGKEPLPVAVHSPGFVARTDEEAADILWPHVRVLFNRIGAERGWPPMTRERFDHDVTEGAMHVGSPETVARKIANTVRALGVQRFDLKYSNGTLPHDRLMTAIELYGTEVIPRVRELLADDTTSGS from the coding sequence ATGGCGACCGGTGTGGAGTTCGGCCTGGACACCTTCGGCGACGTCACCGTCGACGCCGAGGGCAACCGCCTACCGTACGGCCAGGTGATCCGGAACGTCGTCGAGCAGGCGGTGCTCGCCGACCGGCTGGGCATCGACGGCTTCGGCATCGGTGAGCACCACCGCGACGACTACGCGGTGTCGGCGCCCGAGATCGTGCTCGCCGCGATCGCCAGCCGGACCGAACGGATCCGCCTCGGCACCGCCGTCACCGTGCTCAGCTCCGACGACCCGGTACGCGTCTTCGAGCGGTTCGCCACCCTCGACGCGCTCTCGCACGGACGCGCCGAGATCACCCTCGGCCGTGGCTCGTTCACCGAGTCGTTCCCGCTGTTCGGCTACGACCTCACCGACTACGACCGGCTCTTCGCGGAGAAGGCCGACCTGATGTCGCACCTGCTGACCGAGGACGCGGTCAGCTGGCAGGGCACCGTACGCGCCCCGCTGGAGAAGCAGCACGTCTACCCGAAGACCGAGTCCGGACACATCCGTACCTGGATCGGTGTCGGCGGCAGCCCCGAGTCGGTCGTCCGCGCCGCCGAGTACGGCTTCCCGCTGGTGCTGGCCATCATCGGCGGCGCCCCGGCCCGGTTCGCGCCCTACGTCGACCTGTACCACCGCGCCCTGGCCGAGTTCGGCAAGGAGCCGCTTCCGGTCGCGGTGCACTCCCCCGGCTTCGTCGCGCGGACCGACGAGGAGGCGGCCGACATCCTCTGGCCGCACGTGCGGGTGCTGTTCAACCGGATCGGTGCCGAGCGGGGCTGGCCGCCCATGACGCGGGAGCGCTTCGACCACGACGTCACCGAGGGGGCCATGCACGTCGGGTCGCCGGAGACCGTCGCCCGGAAGATCGCGAACACGGTACGGGCCCTGGGCGTGCAGCGCTTCGACCTGAAGTACTCCAACGGCACCCTGCCGCACGACCGACTGATGACCGCCATCGAGCTGTACGGCACCGAGGTCATCCCCCGGGTCCGCGAACTGCTCGCCGACGACACGACGTCCGGGTCCTGA
- a CDS encoding SEC-C domain-containing protein, which translates to MPTTNVLTSADLTELRQSALGAANPLGIAAELAEAADQGRLADPTDTGYALTLAAEIAESRAKLDAALRYADRAVDAYRTQDDSTGAFARALRARILFRVGRDDEAIDELTALRPLLTEQGDAAAYVSAALDAGGRSSTAEQWLTTAVETIMADRAASTDQPKEPKDADSAGVLFFLLQQRHRVRRDLALPHDQNDNLADRLESGLTGNTGRTVTEPTATDLLFWPRDDFDRLRSDWPALGETYGRDWDEHRARLERELTRLAGGGRTGLTVLRGSLDGLVGFAPQRGGDPTDPKIRAAYAQELTTGSSQIPWPPERNDACWCGSGNKYKKCCLPRSRG; encoded by the coding sequence GTGCCAACGACTAACGTGCTCACCAGCGCCGATCTGACCGAGTTGCGCCAGTCCGCGCTCGGCGCGGCAAACCCGCTCGGCATCGCCGCCGAACTGGCCGAGGCCGCCGACCAGGGCCGGCTGGCCGACCCGACCGACACCGGCTACGCGCTCACCCTGGCCGCCGAGATCGCCGAGAGCAGGGCGAAACTCGACGCCGCGCTGCGCTACGCGGATCGGGCCGTCGACGCGTACCGGACACAGGATGACAGCACCGGCGCTTTCGCCCGCGCGCTGCGCGCCCGGATCCTGTTCCGCGTCGGCCGGGACGACGAGGCGATCGACGAACTCACCGCGCTGCGCCCACTGCTCACCGAACAGGGCGACGCCGCGGCGTACGTCAGCGCCGCGCTGGACGCCGGCGGTCGCAGCAGCACCGCCGAGCAGTGGTTGACCACGGCGGTGGAGACGATCATGGCGGACCGCGCCGCCTCCACCGACCAGCCGAAGGAACCGAAGGACGCCGACTCCGCCGGGGTGCTGTTCTTCCTGCTCCAGCAGCGCCACCGGGTACGCCGGGACCTCGCCCTGCCGCACGACCAGAACGACAACCTGGCCGACCGGCTGGAGAGCGGCCTGACCGGTAACACCGGCCGTACGGTGACCGAGCCGACCGCCACCGACCTGCTGTTCTGGCCCCGGGACGACTTCGACCGGCTGCGGTCGGACTGGCCCGCCCTGGGCGAGACCTACGGCCGGGACTGGGACGAGCACCGGGCCCGGCTGGAGCGGGAGCTGACCCGGCTCGCCGGTGGCGGCCGTACCGGGCTGACCGTGCTCAGGGGTTCGCTCGACGGACTGGTCGGTTTCGCCCCCCAGCGGGGTGGGGATCCGACCGACCCGAAGATCCGCGCGGCGTACGCGCAGGAGCTGACGACCGGGTCCAGCCAGATCCCGTGGCCGCCCGAGCGCAACGACGCCTGCTGGTGCGGTTCGGGTAACAAGTACAAGAAGTGCTGCCTGCCGCGTTCCCGCGGCTGA
- a CDS encoding alcohol dehydrogenase catalytic domain-containing protein — MSLVRALVAGAAGTAPRIERILLPAPGPTEVRVAIRAAGVCHSDLSMVNGTLAPPYPLVLGHEAAGVVLAAGAGVDRVRVGDHVALNWAPPCRECWFCRRDEPWLCATTGTPAVPHGATLADGTPLHVTLGLGALAEEVVVAANAVVPVPAGLPFESAALLGCAVLTGVGAVRRTAGVVAGDAVAVIGLGGVGLSVVAAARAAGADPVIAVDLSEAKRDLALAAGATDFLRSDDTLNKAVRTRTGGRGVDHAFECVGRAATIRLAWRATRRGGQVTVVGMGARDDVVELGALDIFHSARILRSSVYGSSDPDRDLPELADAALDGSLDLGPLITDRIGLDQAPAALDRMARGEGARSVILFPADATGHRSG, encoded by the coding sequence ATGAGCCTGGTACGCGCGTTGGTCGCCGGTGCGGCCGGCACGGCACCCCGGATCGAACGGATCCTGCTGCCGGCACCGGGACCGACCGAGGTACGGGTGGCGATCCGCGCCGCCGGGGTGTGCCACTCCGACCTGTCGATGGTCAACGGGACGCTGGCGCCGCCGTACCCGCTGGTGCTGGGGCACGAGGCCGCCGGGGTGGTGCTCGCGGCCGGTGCCGGGGTCGACCGGGTCCGGGTCGGCGACCACGTCGCACTGAACTGGGCGCCACCGTGCCGGGAGTGCTGGTTCTGCCGGCGGGACGAGCCGTGGCTCTGCGCCACCACCGGCACTCCGGCCGTACCGCACGGCGCCACCCTGGCCGACGGGACACCGCTGCACGTCACCCTCGGGCTCGGCGCGCTCGCCGAGGAGGTGGTGGTGGCGGCGAACGCGGTCGTCCCGGTCCCGGCCGGGCTGCCGTTCGAGTCCGCCGCCCTGCTCGGCTGCGCCGTGCTCACCGGCGTCGGCGCGGTACGCCGTACCGCAGGGGTTGTCGCCGGCGACGCGGTCGCGGTGATCGGCCTCGGCGGGGTGGGTCTGTCCGTGGTGGCCGCCGCCCGCGCGGCCGGCGCCGACCCGGTGATCGCCGTCGACCTGTCGGAGGCAAAACGCGACCTGGCCCTCGCCGCCGGGGCCACCGACTTCCTGCGCTCCGACGACACGCTGAACAAGGCGGTACGCACGCGCACCGGCGGCCGGGGCGTCGACCACGCGTTCGAGTGCGTCGGCCGGGCGGCGACGATCCGGCTGGCCTGGCGGGCCACCCGCCGGGGCGGCCAGGTCACCGTGGTCGGCATGGGTGCCAGGGACGACGTGGTCGAACTGGGCGCGCTCGACATCTTCCACTCCGCCCGGATCCTCCGCTCCTCGGTCTACGGCTCCTCCGACCCCGACCGGGACCTGCCCGAACTCGCCGACGCGGCACTCGACGGGTCGCTCGACCTGGGCCCGCTGATCACCGATCGGATCGGCCTCGACCAGGCCCCGGCGGCGCTGGACCGGATGGCCCGGGGCGAGGGGGCCCGCTCGGTGATCCTGTTCCCGGCCGACGCGACCGGCCACCGGTCGGGGTGA
- a CDS encoding HipA family kinase, which yields MLRHVTGTRYVTPLREGGSLPGLVEADDLGTYVVKFRGAGQGPKTLVAEVVAGELARSLGLPVPRLVVIDIDPIIARAEPDQEVQELLAASGGANLGLDFLPGALGYDPLAHPVDPELASRVLWLDAYLENVDRSWRNPNLLIWHRELWLIDHGAAIYFHHNWPRSAAAVRRPFRADDHVLAPYATRVAEADAELAPRVTADLLAGVLTLVPDDWLTGPDFGSPDEARAAYLAHLSARVADSGAWLPRVATT from the coding sequence ATGCTGCGTCACGTCACCGGGACCCGATACGTGACCCCGCTGCGCGAGGGCGGTTCGCTACCGGGCCTGGTCGAGGCGGACGACCTCGGCACGTACGTGGTGAAGTTCCGGGGTGCCGGGCAGGGCCCGAAGACGCTGGTGGCCGAGGTGGTGGCCGGTGAACTCGCGCGGAGCCTGGGGCTGCCCGTACCCCGGCTGGTGGTGATCGACATCGACCCGATCATCGCCCGCGCCGAGCCCGACCAGGAGGTCCAGGAACTGCTCGCGGCCAGCGGCGGTGCCAACCTCGGCCTGGACTTCCTGCCCGGCGCGCTCGGCTACGACCCGCTCGCGCACCCGGTGGATCCGGAACTCGCCTCGCGGGTGCTCTGGCTCGACGCGTACCTGGAGAACGTCGACCGGAGCTGGCGTAACCCGAACCTGCTGATCTGGCACCGCGAGCTCTGGCTGATCGACCACGGCGCGGCGATCTACTTCCACCACAACTGGCCCCGTTCGGCGGCGGCCGTCCGGCGGCCGTTCCGGGCCGACGACCACGTCCTGGCGCCGTACGCGACGCGGGTCGCCGAGGCCGACGCCGAGCTCGCCCCACGGGTGACGGCCGACCTGCTGGCCGGGGTGCTGACGCTGGTGCCCGACGACTGGCTCACCGGGCCGGACTTCGGGTCCCCGGACGAGGCACGGGCGGCGTACCTGGCCCACCTGTCCGCCCGGGTCGCCGACTCCGGCGCCTGGCTGCCCCGGGTGGCGACGACATGA